From Megalobrama amblycephala isolate DHTTF-2021 linkage group LG8, ASM1881202v1, whole genome shotgun sequence, the proteins below share one genomic window:
- the LOC125274239 gene encoding cytochrome P450 27C1 — MALQSSILLLARKNLLQDSCKQFLIQAQWLHKSASSGSLEIAAHSQADLKEENVVPPAAEVQKDTRVKTLQEMPGPSTFSNLVEFFYRDGFSRIHEIQMEHSQKFGKIFKSRFGPQLVVSIADRDMVAQVLRTEGVTPQRGNMESWKEYRDMRGRSTGLISAEGDEWLKMRSVLRQLIMRPKDVTVFSPDVNDVVVDLVKRVKTLRSQQDDGQTVLNINDLFFKYAMEGVATILYETRLGCLENEIPKMSQEYIAALHLMFSSFKTTMYAGAIPKWLRPIIPKPWEEFCSSWDGLFRFSQIHVDKKLSDIKKKMKRGEEIKGGLLTHMLVTREMNLEEIYANMTEMLLAGVDTTSFTLSWSTYLLARHPKIQQEIFEEVDRVLGGRVPTGDDVAYLPLIRGLVKETLRLFPVLPGNGRVTQDDLIIGGYFIPKGTQLALCHYSTSMDEENFPRPGEFRPDRWIRKDASDRVDNFGSIPFGYGIRSCIGRRIAELEMHLALTQLLQKFHIEVSSQTADVRAKTHGLLCPGAPINLRFVDRK; from the exons ATGGCTCTTCAAAGCTCCATTCTGCTCTTGGCCCGCAAGAATCTGCTCCAGGATTCATGCAAGCAGTTTCTCATCCAAGCCCAATGGCTGCACAAGTCCGCGTCGAGCGGCTCTCTGGAGATCGCGGCGCACAGTCAGGCGGACCTAAAGGAGGAGAACGTGGTGCCCCCGGCCGCAGAGGTGCAGAAGGATACGAGGGTGAAGACCCTCCAGGAGATGCCCGGACCCAGCACTTTCTCGAACCTCGTTGAGTTCTTCTACCGGGATGGATTCAGCCGCATCCACGAGATCCAG ATGGAGCATTCGCAGAAGTTTGGAAAGATCTTTAAATCTCGATTTGGACCTCAGCTGGTGGTGTCCATTGCTGACAGAGACATGGTGGCACAGGTTCTCAGGACTGAAGGTGTGACTCCTCAGAGAGGCAACATGGAGTCCTGGAAGGAGTACAGAGATATGAGGGGAAGATCCACTGGACTCATCTCAGC CGAGGGTGATGAGTGGCTGAAGATGCGCAGTGTTCTGCGCCAGCTGATTATGCGCCCCAAAGATGTGACTGTTTTCTCCCCTGACGTTAATGATGTGGTGGTCGACCTGGTGAAGAGAGTGAAGACACTACGCAGCCAGCAGGACGACGGCCAGACTGTCCTTAACATCAATGACCTGTTCTTCAAATATGCCATGGAAG GTGTTGCGACCATTTTGTACGAAACTCGGCTGGGCTGCTTGGAGAACGAAATTCCCAAGATGAGTCAAGAGTACATCGCTGCACTGCACCTCATGTTCAGCTCTTTTAAGACCACCATGTACGCCGGCGCCATTCCTAAATGGCTGCGTCCCATAATTCCCAAACCCTGGGAGGAATTCTGCAGCTCATGGGACGGCCTCTTTAGATTCA GTCAGATTCATGTGGACAAGAAGCTTTCAGATATCAAAAAGAAGATGAAGAGAGGTGAAGAGATTAAAGGAGGGTTGCTGACTCACATGCTGGTCACCAGAGAGATGAATCTAGAGGAGATCTACGCAAACATGACTGAAATGCTACTGGCTGGGGTGGACACG ACCTCTTTCACACTGTCTTGGAGCACATACCTTCTGGCAAGACATCCCAAAATACAGCAGGAGATTTTTGAGGAAGTGGACAGAGTGCTGGGTGGGCGTGTCCCAACCGGAGACGATGTTGCTTATCTGCCCCTTATTAGAGGGCTTGTCAAAGAGACGCTCAG GCTTTTCCCGGTTCTCCCTGGAAATGGACGTGTTACACAGGATGATCTGATCATCGGCGGCTATTTCATCCCTAAAGGG ACTCAGCTGGCTCTGTGTCATTACTCCACCTCAATGGATGAGGAGAACTTCCCCCGTCCCGGAGAATTCCGTCCAGATCGCTGGATCCGCAAGGATGCCTCTGACCGAGTCGACAACTTCGGCTCCATCCCGTTCGGCTACGGCATCCGCAGTTGCATCGGGAGGAGAATAGCCGAGCTCGAGATGCATCTGGCTCTCACACAG CTCCTGCAGAAGTTCCACATTGAGGTGTCTTCCCAGACCGCTGATGTGCGTGCCAAGACTCATGGCCTGCTTTGTCCAGGAGCACCCATCAACCTTAGATTTGTGGACCGAAAGTAA